A stretch of DNA from Plutella xylostella chromosome 16, ilPluXylo3.1, whole genome shotgun sequence:
CTGTCATTTCTGTTTTCCCCTTAATCAAGTACACTTTCTGAATGAGGAGTACATGCGTACACCTTTTTTTAGTTATGCTCACGACTTTACACCAGttccacccacttttcgctgtaaatttttataatcacAAGATAAAGGTCCCATTTGCGGCTGTCAACGACGAAGCAGACgaatagctgtcaaaataattCCATACAAATACAATTAACTTTGTGACACCATATCATCCGCCGCCAATAATGAAATTGGCCAACGCCAAATAATCACGaataattaaaagttatacagtaactgccagtttcaataactctatctaccgatgactggtagttactttcatactattttgacacattaaTAGTTACAACCAgtcaaaatggtatgaaagtaactaccagtcatcggtacaTAGTTAtggaaactggcagtaagtatgtttatctttgatttgtttaacttttgcttaaactttataataaactCGTATCGTTACCTTGACGCTGAGCGGCTCAGTGCCGCCCTCTGGAATGACGTTGTTGAGCGCCGCTATCGCCTCCTGCGCCTCTTCCCGCTTGTCGTATCTGGAATATGACAATACAGACTGATTAGCAAATTATACTTCAAGAGAGTGACCAAAATAGCGATactcatgaaaaaaaaaaaaaaaaatagcggCCAAGCGGTATAGAGCGTGAACCAATGGCGTCGCTCAGTCTTGACGCATTTCGCTGGACCTCCTCTCGCACGTCTTCGGGACCTAAAATGCGTTCTGAAAATATCTGGtaaagaagaatggcgaaacctgacccgctttgcgtaaattagcagccactaaccaaacctattttaagttattgataaaaatgtctactatcagggaaaaatatttaaaaaaatctaaaccatggggttcttgagatattagggttcaaaagtaaattaattaatatatattttttcgttaaataagtttttgatgaATAGTACATGCACAAacaagttttataatctaaatcatgagattcccaatacatagtgcatcacaaaatgtattacatgattttatttctgcaaataatatcaagattatttttgcacatttcacactcggaaacctatttttataaagagatcaatttcaaaaattatttcatactattcaagttcccgttatcccgaagtaacatagaatactttttaaccaggaattcccacgggaacacttattaaaactatttttagctcaagggtaacatctagtacagtagaaagacttgatctttcggcacttatatcttcgttctcccatgcctcataataataaaattaataccagtatatactgtagtcacggactacacatcagtgtatgtttcatcaatggccgctctgggtcatggcgctATAGAGATATTGCCATTCTCCTTTACGTGTATTGGCATTGTACTGATACCTGCCCATATTCACCTGATAAAAGTCTACTTCGTAGATAAATcatcatagatggcgctagcaATATAACCGTAAGGCCCGTATTCACCTGACAAAAGCCACGCCCAGCAGGGTGCCCTTATCCCTGTCTCTCAGTATCTAATTCTGGATTATCCTGCATTACTTCCCTTCAATGACCCCTACCTATAGATACTTATATCACAAAGAGTCATAATATTCACCTGACAAAAGCAACGCCTCTGGGGGTCCCATTATTCTTGTCTCTCAGTACCGTAAAACGGGGTGAATAGGAATTCAGGGGTCAATAGGGATATTATCGATGAACGAAATTGAAGCAGAAAATctactataaatataaatgataatggtcagattttttatgatttttaaagTAGAAAATTGATTTTTGTTGATAGTAACACTTTTTTGACGTGAAGATGGTTACAagtgagaaaaaaatacatctgaAGTTCGCCATTCACAAGGTCGAAATTTTGTTCCTCAGAAACTTTGGAAAAAGAGAcgttaaatgttatttttattggataaatCGTACTAAATTAgaaaagtaattttgttttctatccaatttaaataagttactgcgattttatttattaattttagtttaaattgaaaattaataaGACCTGGTAAATTTCTCTAAAAATGGGGGTAATAGAGACGCCTACAGGATATCATTGGGACGACTGTGGGGTGAATTGGGACAAGAGTCCCATAAACTAGGGACGTAGTTGTATGAAAAGGGACACTAAAGCACGGATAGGGATAGGGACTGATAGGGTTGTCACTTACCTATATCGCCAGTAAGTATctgtacttatacaataaaattatttctttattacatattagtgtgttaataaatttttatacttaGGAACATCCaagtagaaaaaaacttttttctagTTCGATGTTTAGGgacatttaggtactttttgcaggtattttttaaaaatatatacctaattttacaaaaactgattttaaagttttaactaggaaagcaatgAAATATGTAGAGGTATAGTGTACATTTTACTACAtattactgaaaaaaattatttagggGTTGTGACAACCATGACTATATTTCTCTATTGTTCTCAATACCGTCCCGATTAACCCCTATACATGTATGAATAGGGacatcatatattttataaatttacataaaattggcTGACCATCAAAGATTTTCGTAtgcattttcataaaatacaggTCAAGactaaacttttaatatgGTAAACTAAAAGTTGTTAGTACAAAATTCATTAGAAATTGGCACTCAAAGTTGAAAACCATCCCCATTCACCCCATTTCACGGTATGTGTTTCTGCACGATGCGGCCGTACTTGCCGAAGATCGTCTCCAGCTGCTCTTCAGTGATGGCGCGGGGTAGGTTGGTCACGTGACGAAACGCTTGCAATCCTTATGCATATTACAAGGAGACCCATATTTACCTGACCAAGCTACTAATGATCcctagatggcgctaaataCACTTATATTCAATCGACGTTCAGGGCGGTGCCCTTATCTTTGTCTCTCAGTATGTGAATCTGGACTATCCAGCCATATTTACCTACAATGatcgctagatggcgctatgCACACTTGTTTTGTATAATGCTTTAGTAACAAGGTCCACATAATCACCTGACAAAAGCCACTCCCCGTGGCGTGCCGTTGTTCTTGTCCCGCAGTATGTGTTTCTGCACGATGCGTCCGTACTTGCCGAAGATCGTCTCCAGCTGTTCCTCGGTGATGGCGCGGGGCAGGTTGGTGACGTAGAGGTTCGTGTCTTTGATGTCGTCGCCGGATGGACGCGCGTAGGATACCTGGGGTGAGGAATGGATTCTTTATTAGTTACTTATcttcctcatcatcatcattgagTAGTGTACAGGGCATATGCCTCTACCTTTACTAAATAATCAGGTAGTTTCCCAATCAAATGCCAAAGTGTTAATGTGATTTGTTTTTACGCAAGAAATACTATGAATTTACATAAAGCTGTGGACGATTATTTTGTGAACTGCTGAAAATAGGCCTGAAGTATTTGCGGGTTagcaattaattataaataataaaacatatacGTGTTTGTTTTAAAGCGGCCATTTTATTAGTCGTGTGACAAGAGGTGACCATAGACTATCATAGAGGATGACCATAAACACATCATTCCTCCACCTTTAAttgtaaaactaaaatataacctaaaaaacttgtatacaaaaatatcataGAAAATACTGTATAGAAAAACTTGcacctaataaaataactaatagCCACTTATCATGTCTCATCGTTATCACACATTTCCCCAAAGTCCCGATCTTAAAGTCGCGAACAGTCGTGGACGTTCAGCCGCCTGATCGCGGTCAGTTATCCGCCTGGCGCGTCCACCGCGGCCGCAGCTGAGTCGCGCGCCGCCTCGCGGCACACCGCCTGCTCCCTCCACGCACAGCGAGGGCCTCGGCCTCTGCTGCATACCGCCTGCTGTTGATGTCTGCGGAACTTTCCTTCTTAGTGATTCAGCGGCCTGGCGCGCCTGTCGCACTCGCCGCCTGCTGTTCCACATCCGAAGTCTAGGGAAAGAATGTTGGCCGATTGCTCTTCGGGTATCTTCGCCGGCAGCTGATCGCGCGCCGGTCTCGTGCCTGTCGCTCGGTCCCGCCGCGCCTGCCCCGGCCGTCCTCGAAGTTGCAGCGAACCGCGAGCCTCTCGACTCGTATCTCTCGCCCACTGCTCCGCTTGCCATTTGAGACTTGTCCACAtactatattaattatttcaccCCCCGccaaataaacttattcacCTTTCACCCGTGGTGCGTAAATTTTATCCCATCCTCGTCGCCATTGAAGTATTTGCGGGTTagcttagataataataaataatagaaatatgtatttgcTTGTTTGCCGCCATTTTATTAGTAGTGTGACAAGAGGTGACCATAGACTATCATAGAGGATGACCATAAACACATCAAGGCCTCTCCCAACCAAGCGCCACGTCGCTAAGCCTATCTCACCTAACCACTAACTgaggggttaccaccaccgaaacattagcaattaacaatcaatAAGCAGTTTCGCTCGACTGTCAAACATCTGATTAATGCGTGGTACGCTATCTAGCTGAAACTGGCAGTAGGGTGCCCGCGCTACAACTCCAACGGTTCCCGGTTTCTCGGCAGACGTACCTTGAGCCTCTTGTTCCGCAGCTGGTACCCGTTGAAGGTGTCTATGGCGCGCGCCGCGTCCTCCTCGCGCGCGAAGTTCACGAAGCCGAACCCGTAGCTGTAGCCAGTCTGGAATTTACAGAAAAAATTACATTCAGTCGGTAGTTATTaaaagtataggtactttatagaGAATGGGTAATAATAGCCTAAAATGACTGTGTTGCAGTCGCGTGGCTTTGAACGCGACATAGCTCATCGAGCTGTGAAGACAGCTCTCATGCGGTTGTATCCCCATTCGTCATGAAAATAGCATATAGTATACATATTTCTCCAAAGCCAAATCGTGGTAAGCCTAGCTTGTATTCTCACCTAACATACAATGTTGCCTAACGTGGCAACTCTCGTTCGCTTCTATAgtgttatttaatataaaaatatgggTTATGTTATGACctggaataaataaatttattattattattattacggtCAACAACATGGTGTACTTACCGATTCTTCTAGAAACTGTGTAACCGTGAAAATCAGAAATGCTAAAAGCGGGTCGCTCTCTGACTATTTACATCTGGTCACCCCTGCGAGGATTAAAATCATGAACATATATGCTTAACAAAACTAAGCCCCCCCTCACCTTAAAGTCCTTCATAACGCGACAGCTCTCTACCGGTCCGACGCTGGTGAACATGGCGTACAGGTCCTTCTCCGCCACGCTCTGCGGCAGGTAGTTGACGATGAGGTTGGTGCGCCCCGCGCAGGCGCCGCCCTCCGACATGCTGCCCCAGCTATTGTTGCTGAGCTTGCTAGAGGTGGAAATTGATCGAAAGACACCCCATTCTTACTTTCTGCCATCGATCGGTATCTTGGCTAATCATGGCATCATACCTTAACATTATTTAGAATCCGAGCGCTCTCCATCGCTTCTATAGCCATGAGCATAGCGTGGTTACAGATCTGGTTGCATTGCACCTTTATCTACCTAGAATCTGGTTGCATGGTACCTTTATCTACCTAGATACTGGTTACATAGTACCTTTATCTACCTAGATAAAGCGTTTATCGTGAGTTTCGTTTATCTACATCGATATAGAGAAAGCCGGGACAGTTTCTTATAGAACCGGATCATCATGGTAAATCTAAAACGCGTTGGAAAGTATGCGAAAAGATGGTAACTCGCTAGCGAGTCACGCTGGCTACCCCTGCGGGGATTAAAATCTTGAGCATAAactaaagaaaacatttaccTTAAAGTCCTTCATAACCCGACAGCTCTCCACAGGGCCGACGCTCGTGAACATGGCGTACAGGTCCTTCTCCGCCACGCTCTGCGGCAGGTAGTTGACGATGAGGTTGGTGCGCCCCGCGCAGGCGCCGCCCTCCGACATGCTGCCCCAGCGCCGCACGCCGTGCCGCCCCAGGTATTGTTGCTGGATTTGCTAGAAGGTTACAAGAACGGAAGATTGATAGGTGATACATTGTTGGGGGAACAATTTAGGATGCAGCTATCGACTGGGGTATGGTGTGGTCATTAGTGATATGCACTGCCAGAGGCATGCGCGGAAAGGTGCGTGGCTAGTTCGCCACGAGAGTGTGACAGAGACAGAGATAGAGAAGTGACAGGGCGCAGCAGCCGATTCCCCCCTCCGTCTCGTCGCGCGTATACCTCAGGGAGTGCACAGCATTTATGGTCAAAAGATAATAGACTTGGTCAATCGGCCATCAGTGTTTAGAGATGCGATCGCAAACAATTTGTCACTAACTGCGAAGGTTCGATTCGAATCTAGTGTCGCTGTATGGGAGCTCGAATCGTTTATTCATACAAGCGATCGAATCGAACTGTAAATCGACAAGTTTCAAATTCTTCGTCATCACTCCAGCTCGCTCCAGCTACAACACACTGATCGGTTTTCAAAACAAGACTAAAATAACCAAACTTTGGAACTATTCAAGAACGAATAATAGGAGATCCCTCACCTTCTCAAGGGACCTAAAAATGTATTCGGCGCAATagcacataataataactagtaccaggcaATAGTAAATTTACGTGAATtgaactgtacctacctacgtaggtaTCATTGCCTATAGATAATTCGAAACGTGGCAGATTGATCCTCAAATTCACCATCCTTATTAAATGATTCCTAATTTTCAATCTTACAACCCTCCTATTTTGGCTCGAGAATGTGCTTAATCATTCTGTCTCTGTCATATCATAAACCACAAAAGGCTCGGCCCAGGATGGCCCAGACAGTGAGACAGACGTCCAAGGCAACTGCTTTATTCAGCATTTACTCAGGGATTCAAACGCGATATACCTAACCTAAGTGTATTAGTGTATTAGTCTATGACCTAACTATGGGGAATACTTTTTATGATTTCAAAATAGAACAGTAATAATGCCCCACTTTAGTTGATTTACCTAGATGGATCAACTTAATTGCCACTACATGACAATTCACCCTATCTCAGAGCTGCATTTTATACTCAAGTTCAGCTTGACATCCTCAGGTGTGAAGCTGACAAGAGTGAATACATAGTACATTGACGCTAAAGCCTTCACTACCTGAAACTATTTCCCTGCACAGCTAGCAAAGCACTACAAAGCCACTATCGCTTAGTAATCGGCGCGATAAGCCCTGAATAGGGCAACCGGGGCATGTTTCAGACTGCATGGCACGGCGCCAAATACATTCAATTTTGTACCGTAACACTATTAGATAAAAGTGAAactatttacttatatctgGCGGCTCTTGCCAGCTCTGTTTAGGCTGTGAGGGTTTTGCCGTGGAGTTTCCTGTGACTGTatgcgtcaattcacacgtaccacaaccacaccacgtcgcagcgacataatgtggtcaagctgtggttacgtgtgaatagtgtgacagcggctttttgcagtcgcgttgtggcagcgacaaaatgtggttgtgttgtcgctgtcgttgtgatgtggtaaccacgtggtcgtatgcatttaatagggagaggaggtggccgcggtgccgccgcgatgtggttgcgttgcgatgtggtcgaccacacggcgtggttgtggtgtggttgtggctgttgtgtggttgtggtacgtctgaattgaccctatgTGTGTCATCATCACATTTCATGACGTCCCCACTTCTGGGccacgggtctccttctagGGAAGGGTTGTGGGCCTAGTCCAGATGCGGGCCCTGTGCCGATTGGTGGACCCCttaccccaacacaagcaagcttgtgctgaaagagttatcgggtaagtgggcaacctgattgtcagatgttttcaagctgcctgaaggcctctgactataggctataattaatgttattattatcgtATAGAGTATATACTATAGACGCGACATGGAAGAAAGGAAGATAACTTGAGCGATATTATTTCCGGACGCAGGGAATAATTCtgccttattattttctttacacACAAACGTATGCATAGCATGTTAGTGGTAGCACCTCTACTAAA
This window harbors:
- the LOC105391570 gene encoding sex-lethal homolog isoform X11, with protein sequence MELNLEYPDISSLTSLGLLNPKDQNDFLQIQQQYLGRHGVRRWGSMSEGGACAGRTNLIVNYLPQSVAEKDLYAMFTSVGPVESCRVMKDFKTGYSYGFGFVNFAREEDAARAIDTFNGYQLRNKRLKVSYARPSGDDIKDTNLYVTNLPRAITEEQLETIFGKYGRIVQKHILRDKNNGTPRGVAFVRYDKREEAQEAIAALNNVIPEGGTEPLSVKPVSRETNLKRATSMSRSRCHTPHFHEPEIMVAEEHGKQKAAYYAGWAAGFHHNRGEPCNEDSGMHDATFMSQYDDEFH
- the LOC105391570 gene encoding sex-lethal homolog isoform X8; this encodes MSEGGACAGRTNLIVNYLPQSVAEKDLYAMFTSVGPVESCRVMKDFKTGYSYGFGFVNFAREEDAARAIDTFNGYQLRNKRLKVSYARPSGDDIKDTNLYVTNLPRAITEEQLETIFGKYGRIVQKHILRDKNNGTPRGVAFVRYDKREEAQEAIAALNNVIPEGGTEPLSVKPVSRETNLKRATSMSRSRCHTPHFHEPEIMVAEEHGKQKAAYYAGWAAGFHHNRGDYAWNSCNGCVGPDMWDPFPSPPLGGSHPSTPRSACRPPPCPNTRAYPNYLPGKGPRPGRGGRNPPWAPGFDERYKPQRCRSGPTPYW
- the LOC105391570 gene encoding sex-lethal homolog isoform X2 yields the protein MELNLEYPDISSLTSLGLLNPKDQNDFLQIQQQYLGRHGVRRWGSMSEGGACAGRTNLIVNYLPQSVAEKDLYAMFTSVGPVESCRVMKDFKTGYSYGFGFVNFAREEDAARAIDTFNGYQLRNKRLKVSYARPSGDDIKDTNLYVTNLPRAITEEQLETIFGKYGRIVQKHILRDKNNGTPRGVAFVRYDKREEAQEAIAALNNVIPEGGTEPLSVKPVSRETNLKRATSMSRSRCHTPHFHEPEIMVAEEHGKQKAAYYAGWAAGFHHNRGDYAWNSCNGCVGPDMWDPFPSPPLGGSHPSTPRSACRPPPCPNTRAYPNYLPGKGPRPGRGGRNPPWAPGFDERYKPQRCRSGPTPYW
- the LOC105391570 gene encoding sex-lethal homolog isoform X1, with product MELNLEYPDISSLTSLGLLNPKDQNDFLQIQQQYLGRHGVRRWGSMSEGGACAGRTNLIVNYLPQSVAEKDLYAMFTSVGPVESCRVMKDFKTGYSYGFGFVNFAREEDAARAIDTFNGYQLRNKRLKVSYARPSGDDIKDTNLYVTNLPRAITEEQLETIFGKYGRIVQKHILRDKNNGTPRGVAFVRYDKREEAQEAIAALNNVIPEGGTEPLSVKPVSRETNLKRATSMSRSRCHTPHFHEPEIMVAEEHGKQKAAYYAGWAAGFHHNRGDYAWNSCNGCVGPDMWDPFPSPPLGGSHPSTPRSACRPPPCPNTRAYPNYLPGKGPRPGRGGRNPPWAPGFDERYKPQRCRSGPTPYW
- the LOC105391570 gene encoding sex-lethal homolog isoform X12; amino-acid sequence: MELNLEYPDISSLTSLGLLNPKDQNDFLQIQQQYLGRHGVRRWGSMSEGGACAGRTNLIVNYLPQSVAEKDLYAMFTSVGPVESCRVMKDFKTGYSYGFGFVNFAREEDAARAIDTFNGYQLRNKRLKVSYARPSGDDIKDTNLYVTNLPRAITEEQLETIFGKYGRIVQKHILRDKNNGTPRGVAFVRYDKREEAQEAIAALNNVIPEGGTEPLSVKVAEEHGKQKAAYYAGWAAGFHHNRGEPCNEDSGMHDATFMSQYDDEFH
- the LOC105391570 gene encoding sex-lethal homolog isoform X4 codes for the protein MELNLEYPDISSLTSLGLLNPKDQNDFLQIQQQYLGRHGVRRWGSMSEGGACAGRTNLIVNYLPQSVAEKDLYAMFTSVGPVESCRVMKDFKTGYSYGFGFVNFAREEDAARAIDTFNGYQLRNKRLKVSYARPSGDDIKDTNLYVTNLPRAITEEQLETIFGKYGRIVQKHILRDKNNGTPRGVAFVRYDKREEAQEAIAALNNVIPEGGTEPLSVKPVSRETNLKRATSMSRSRCHTPHFHEPEIMVAEEHGKQKAAYYAGWAAGFHHNRAPSLNHTVLPQRHHSLDQLDMLHSRQDYSTNYGMYSNPTNRYLRRDFYNQSGYTSHHRPF
- the LOC105391570 gene encoding sex-lethal homolog isoform X10: MELNLEYPDISSLTSLGLLNPKDQNDFLQIQQQYLGRHGVRRWGSMSEGGACAGRTNLIVNYLPQSVAEKDLYAMFTSVGPVESCRVMKDFKTGYSYGFGFVNFAREEDAARAIDTFNGYQLRNKRLKVSYARPSGDDIKDTNLYVTNLPRAITEEQLETIFGKYGRIVQKHILRDKNNGTPRGVAFVRYDKREEAQEAIAALNNVIPEGGTEPLSVKVAEEHGKQKAAYYAGWAAGFHHNRAPSLNHTVLPQRHHSLDQLDMLHSRQDYSTNYGMYSNPTNRYLRRDFYNQSGYTSHHRPF
- the LOC105391570 gene encoding sex-lethal homolog isoform X9, which produces MSEGGACAGRTNLIVNYLPQSVAEKDLYAMFTSVGPVESCRVMKDFKTGYSYGFGFVNFAREEDAARAIDTFNGYQLRNKRLKVSYARPSGDDIKDTNLYVTNLPRAITEEQLETIFGKYGRIVQKHILRDKNNGTPRGVAFVRYDKREEAQEAIAALNNVIPEGGTEPLSVKPVSRETNLKRATSMSRSRCHTPHFHEPEIMVAEEHGKQKAAYYAGWAAGFHHNRGDYAWNSCNGCVGPDMWDPFPSPPLGGSHPSTPRSACRPPPCPNTRAYPNYLPGKGPRPGRGGRNPPWAPGFDERYKPQRCRSGPTPYW
- the LOC105391570 gene encoding sex-lethal homolog isoform X3, producing the protein MSDRYPGYLFGGTPVSSWDRSFNSLENQIQQQYLGRHGVRRWGSMSEGGACAGRTNLIVNYLPQSVAEKDLYAMFTSVGPVESCRVMKDFKTGYSYGFGFVNFAREEDAARAIDTFNGYQLRNKRLKVSYARPSGDDIKDTNLYVTNLPRAITEEQLETIFGKYGRIVQKHILRDKNNGTPRGVAFVRYDKREEAQEAIAALNNVIPEGGTEPLSVKPVSRETNLKRATSMSRSRCHTPHFHEPEIMVAEEHGKQKAAYYAGWAAGFHHNRGDYAWNSCNGCVGPDMWDPFPSPPLGGSHPSTPRSACRPPPCPNTRAYPNYLPGKGPRPGRGGRNPPWAPGFDERYKPQRCRSGPTPYW
- the LOC105391570 gene encoding sex-lethal homolog isoform X7, with protein sequence MSDRYPGYLFGGTPVSSWDRSFNSLENQIQQQYLGRHGVRRWGSMSEGGACAGRTNLIVNYLPQSVAEKDLYAMFTSVGPVESCRVMKDFKTGYSYGFGFVNFAREEDAARAIDTFNGYQLRNKRLKVSYARPSGDDIKDTNLYVTNLPRAITEEQLETIFGKYGRIVQKHILRDKNNGTPRGVAFVRYDKREEAQEAIAALNNVIPEGGTEPLSVKVAEEHGKQKAAYYAGWAAGFHHNRGDYAWNSCNGCVGPDMWDPFPSPPLGGSHPSTPRSACRPPPCPNTRAYPNYLPGKGPRPGRGGRNPPWAPGFDERYKPQRCRSGPTPYW
- the LOC105391570 gene encoding sex-lethal homolog isoform X6, producing MELNLEYPDISSLTSLGLLNPKDQNDFLQIQQQYLGRHGVRRWGSMSEGGACAGRTNLIVNYLPQSVAEKDLYAMFTSVGPVESCRVMKDFKTGYSYGFGFVNFAREEDAARAIDTFNGYQLRNKRLKVSYARPSGDDIKDTNLYVTNLPRAITEEQLETIFGKYGRIVQKHILRDKNNGTPRGVAFVRYDKREEAQEAIAALNNVIPEGGTEPLSVKVAEEHGKQKAAYYAGWAAGFHHNRGDYAWNSCNGCVGPDMWDPFPSPPLGGSHPSTPRSACRPPPCPNTRAYPNYLPGKGPRPGRGGRNPPWAPGFDERYKPQRCRSGPTPYW
- the LOC105391570 gene encoding sex-lethal homolog isoform X5 gives rise to the protein MELNLEYPDISSLTSLGLLNPKDQNDFLQIQQQYLGRHGVRRWGSMSEGGACAGRTNLIVNYLPQSVAEKDLYAMFTSVGPVESCRVMKDFKTGYSYGFGFVNFAREEDAARAIDTFNGYQLRNKRLKVSYARPSGDDIKDTNLYVTNLPRAITEEQLETIFGKYGRIVQKHILRDKNNGTPRGVAFVRYDKREEAQEAIAALNNVIPEGGTEPLSVKVAEEHGKQKAAYYAGWAAGFHHNRGDYAWNSCNGCVGPDMWDPFPSPPLGGSHPSTPRSACRPPPCPNTRAYPNYLPGKGPRPGRGGRNPPWAPGFDERYKPQRCRSGPTPYW